In Anthocerotibacter panamensis C109, the sequence GCGCACCCCAATCGTGAAGAGGGCAATAGAAGTCCCCACGACAAAATAAGTCGGATAGTTGGCAAAGGGGGCCAAGCGTTTGCGGGTCATCGCGCAATTATACGATGAGGCTACTGATCAAGTCAGCCATAGAGCCCTCAGTCGATATAACCGAACCAGCATTTCAAATATTCGGCTTCTGTGAAGCGGACGGGATGGTCGAGAGCAGGCCCCGTATAGGCCAGCGTGCGGTATTCCCGGCCCTCAAGCGCTGTCCCAATCAACTCCAGAAACTCGCTGCGATGAATGTGGGCCGAGCAGGAAGCCGCAACCAGTAAACCTCCCGAGTCCAGGACCGCCAACCCCAAATCCAACAAGTATCGGTAAGCTTTGAGGGCAGCAGGGCGGTCACGCTCACGCGGGGCAAACGAGGGCGGATCGAGGATGACACACCCAAAGCGCTGGTCCTGGTCGGCCAATTCCTTGAGCAGGCGAAAAGCATCCCCTTGCAGCAAATGATGCGGCGTCTCAGCGCAATCCGGGTTGTGGGCGAAGTTGCGCTGGGCTGAGGCTAGGGCGTGCTCGCTCAGGTCCAAGCTCGTCACTGCGCTACAGCCACCCCGCGCCGCCCAGACCGAGAAGCCCCCAGAGAAACTAAATACATTTAATACCTTACGCCCCTCGACCAGACTGCCCAAGAATTTGCGGTTCTCACGCTGGTCCAGGAAAAACCCTGTCTTCTGCCCGCGCAGGACGTCCGCCTCAAAAACCAACCCATACTCCCGAAAAAGCACGGGTGTTTCCGGCTCGCCCCAGAGTACTTGGCCGTCTTTAAGACCGTAAGGGGCACAGAGCGCTTGAATATTCCGACTGAGGCGCAGGACCAAGCCTCCTGGCGCAAAAACTTCCGCAATTAAGCTAAGGAGTAACTCCAGGTGCGGCAACCAGGCACAGGTATAGAGCTTGAGGACCAGCGTAGTGCCGTAGCGGTCCAGGACCAATCCCGGTAGGGAGTCGTTCTCGCCGTTGACCAGCCGATATCCTGTAGTATCTGCTGTTGCTAGGGGCAAACGAAGAGCCTGAGCCGTCAGCAAGCGTTTTCGAAACCAGTCCTGGTCAATAGGAGCGGGCCGTAGCGCCTGGAGGACCCGCAG encodes:
- a CDS encoding class I SAM-dependent methyltransferase, with protein sequence MLTSGLSLPTPNLKRLPLKVNARAEAALRQGHPWVYDQSLTEAAAGQPGDLGVVFDRRGRFLAIGLWDPTSPIRLRVLQALRPAPIDQDWFRKRLLTAQALRLPLATADTTGYRLVNGENDSLPGLVLDRYGTTLVLKLYTCAWLPHLELLLSLIAEVFAPGGLVLRLSRNIQALCAPYGLKDGQVLWGEPETPVLFREYGLVFEADVLRGQKTGFFLDQRENRKFLGSLVEGRKVLNVFSFSGGFSVWAARGGCSAVTSLDLSEHALASAQRNFAHNPDCAETPHHLLQGDAFRLLKELADQDQRFGCVILDPPSFAPRERDRPAALKAYRYLLDLGLAVLDSGGLLVAASCSAHIHRSEFLELIGTALEGREYRTLAYTGPALDHPVRFTEAEYLKCWFGYID